A region from the Rosa rugosa chromosome 6, drRosRugo1.1, whole genome shotgun sequence genome encodes:
- the LOC133716096 gene encoding cation/H(+) antiporter 15-like, producing MTLETLANLGLVYHIFLIGLEFEFRPVVRAGTKALSIALAGVVFAIPAGWALHTYVLFRDFETVKAKSNMKNVAYGPIFWGIVLSSTNFADLTQILADFKLLHSEVGRLALSGAIISDVASWFLFLVVMAILGYGKLYTVLLTLGFIAFSIFLLRPALAWVMRHTTKEDGYSDVQICFILFGIVLSGLITDACGGHSIVGPFMLGAIMPRGIHFKQMFADRVGKFVESLMMPLFYLVIGARFHSFWLLGDLNNNLQAESTVPQIVGVIILAFTAKSVGTFIAALLNKMTPRDSLVLGILMNTKGLLALLILTSARDLKALDTQTYGVMLVAVWAMTVPVGPFLALICKSTKSSTQYKQRSIQSVGVETELRILACTHTASNASGIISLIDASNPSSKSPIHVFAVKLVELTDHNAAMLIVHDACNKTGADGNNDLSSNAFENYARQRENVSVQSLTAVSAYATMHKDICNMADEKHVNFIILPFRMPTTIDGVPDDRYDPLLTEISKKVMENAKCSVGLLVDCGLVTFHNASLESQNFVMFFIGGPDDREALAYAWRMARHPRVNLKVIRFTLSKEAWEVSYHHDGDEEYKTNENIRQHKQLDDACIDEFKLESMNEPSIDLYEKLVNNLEDIINIVSTMEGQYQLYIVGRGHDGCSPITAPLFECNKTNKLGTWGETLASSSVMGSTSLLIIQQGASVDELDEKMGSDGKHFGDTTRQPPVKDAEDSLLRTSSVN from the exons ATGACCTTGGAGACTCTGGCAAACTTGGGGCTCGTGTACCACATTTTCCTCATTGGGTTAGAGTTTGAATTCAGACCAGTAGTACGTGCAGGGACAAAGGCTCTCAGCATTGCCCTCGCCGGCGTGGTCTTTGCCATCCCCGCCGGGTGGGCATTGCATACCTATGTACTCTTCCGCGACTTTGAAACCGTGAAAGCCAAAAGCAATATGAAAAATGTAGCGTACGGCCCCATCTTCTGGGGCATTGTCCTCTCCAGCACCAACTTCGCTGATCTCACCCAAATTCTTGCCGACTTCAAGCTTCTCCACTCGGAGGTGGGACGACTAGCCTTATCCGGTGCCATTATCTCTGATGTGGCGTCATGGTTTCTTTTTCTTGTGGTAATGGCCATACTCGGTTATGGTAAATTGTACACGGTGTTGTTAACGTTAGGCTTCATTGCATTCAGTATTTTTTTACTTCGGCCAGCTCTCGCCTGGGTAATGCGCCACACCACTAAGGAAGACGGCTATAGTGATGTCCAAATATGCTTCATTCTGTTTGGGATTGTATTGAGTGGATTAATAACCGATGCCTGCGGGGGACACTCCATCGTCGGACCTTTCATGTTGGGAGCAATTATGCCCAGGGGGATACACTTCAAGCAAATGTTTGCAGATCGTGTTGGAAAATTTGTGGAAAGCCTGATGATGCCCCTCTTTTACTTGGTCATTGGGGCGAGATTCCATTCTTTTTGGCTACTCGGTGATCTAAATAACAATCTGCAAGCTGAATCTACCGTGCCTCAGATTGTTGGGGTGATCATCCTGGCTTTCACAGCCAAGAGTGTAGGCACTTTCATCGCTGCTCTACTCAACAAAATGACACCTCGAGATAGTTTAGTTCTGGGAATCCTTATGAACACTAAAGGCTTATTGGCACTCCTTATACTCACCTCCGCTCGTGACCTAAAG GCTTTGGACACCCAAACATATGGAGTAATGTTGGTTGCGGTCTGGGCAATGACGGTTCCTGTTGGACCCTTCCTAGCCCTCATTTGCAAGTCCACCAAGAGTTCTACACAATATAAACAGAGAAGCATACAAAGTGTAGGAGTTGAAACAGAGCTTCGAATCCTTGCATGCACCCATACTGCGAGCAACGCATCAGGCATCATAAGCCTCATTGACGCTTCCAATCCATCCAGTAAATCCCCTATTCATGTCTTTGCTGTCAAACTGGTGGAACTTACTGACCATAATGCTGCTATGCTCATCGTGCATGATGcttgcaacaaaactggagcagATGGCAACAACGACTTGAGCTCCAATGCATTTGAGAACTATGCAAGGCAAAGAGAGAATGTCTCCGTTCAATCACTCACCGCAGTGTCTGCCTACGCCACTATGCACAAGGATATATGCAACATGGCTGACGAGAAGCACGTTAACTTCATAATCCTCCCGTTCCGTATGCCAACTACTATAGATGGAGTCCCAGATGATCGTTATGATCCTCTTCTCACGGAAATTAGTAAGAAGGTCATGGAAAATGCAAAGTGCTCTGTAGGTCTTTTGGTGGATTGTGGGCTTGTCACATTCCATAACGCTTCTTTGGAGTCCCAAAACTTCGTCATGTTTTTCATTGGAGGGCCAGATGATCGAGAGGCACTAGCGTACGCATGGAGGATGGCTAGGCATCCTAGGGTAAACTTAAAAGTTATACGGTTCACCCTCAGTAAAGAGGCATGGGAGGTGAGTTATCATCACGATGGTGATGAGGAATACAAGACAAATGAAAACATTAGGCAGCACAAACAACTAGACGACGCATGCATAGATGAGTTCAAACTTGAGTCCATGAATGAACCCTCCATAGATCTGTATGAGAAGCTGGTGAATAATTTGGAAGACATTATCAATATAGTAAGCACCATGGAAGGTCAATATCAGCTGTACATAGTGGGAAGAGGTCATGATGGTTGCTCCCCAATAACAGCACCGTTGTTCGAatgcaacaagaccaataaACTCGGAACTTGGGGGGAAACATTGGCATCTTCAAGCGTCATGGGAAGTACATCCCTTCTTATAATACAGCAGGGTGCCTCTGTGGATGAACTAGATGAGAAAATGGGATCTGACGGGAAACATTTTGGGGATACAACTCGGCAACCTCCCGTAAAAGACGCCGAAGATTCCTTGCTTAGAACTTCATCAGTAAATTAG
- the LOC133715104 gene encoding protein PNS1 isoform X2, protein MGAAEPPLVVERESEEVEARERDEREEEEEEEERRELEVRDVEKVEVLGFEQQSNINHDRSSQGDVHVSMLQRLNPTNPLRIAINTKTRSAAPPPPHRYQQPQNVRVGTTPSPSLSDFSHQSHTTPSHTTPPPPPPQHSQPRSIPTPQPAITTLNSRAYTNKISLFIFVVHMVAAIGLVGFLIFKGVQGLIENSGSISRKEKRVLKYFLPQVEAASLMSITLAFAWQKAFRKWPTFMVHFILWNTFVMSLSAGILLICFQKPTTTGVGVCFIGFAIGNSLYACWITPRIGFCIKILIKSLEPVSKFRDLNQPIYWMLGVGFLWMSLWILGVIGALNFYFPPLVIISLVLSLMWTAEVMRNVANITVSRVIALYYLRGMQSNTQFCFQRALSKNLGSACFGSLFVPAIEALRIVARGLNLLEGEDEFMFSCAHCCLHVMQCIFRYGNGWAFVQIAAYGKDFVRASQETWELFERQEIHLLVDSDITSSICFLTGVCSGSMCVIVVAAWTATVHGSFTAAISLLAFFIGYLMTRIAMALPHACVGCYYACYAENPDNRLFDNTIKDRLALLKSRPDVLVPTPRVPRRFAAR, encoded by the exons ATGGGTGCCGCAGAACCCCCC CTAgtggtggagagagaaagtgaagaGGTTGAGGCgagggagagagatgagagggaggaggaggaagaggaggaggagaggagagagcTGGAAGTGAGAGATGTGGAGAAAGTTGAGGTGTTGGGTTTTGAACAACAGAGCAATATTAATCATGATCGGAGTAGTCAGGGAGATGTTCATGTGTCAATGTTGCAGAGGCTTAATCCTACAAACCCTTTGAGAATTGCTATCAATACTAAAACCAGAAGcgctgctcctcctcctcctcatcggTACCAACAGCCTCAAAATGTCAGAGTTGGTactactccatctccatctctatCTGATTTCTCTCATCAGTCTCACACAACTCCTTCTCACacaactcctcctcctcctcctcctcagcaTTCTCAGCCTCGCTCTATTCCAACCCCTCAA CCAGCGATTACAACACTGAACTCAAGAGCCTACACCAACAAGATATCTTTGTTCATTTTCGTTGTGCACATGGTGGCCGCTATTGGGCTAGTTGGTTTTCTGATATTCAAGGGAGTTCAGGGTCTGATAGAAAATTCAGGCAGTATTTCGAGAAAGGAGAAAAGGGTGTTAAAGTATTTTCTACCACAAGTGGAGGCTGCATCTCTTATGAGCATTACTCTTGCATTTGCATGGCAGAAGGCATTTAGGAAATGGCCTACATTTATGGTTCATTTCATACTATGGAACACTTTTGTCATGAGTTTATCTGCTGGAATCCTACTAATTTGTTTCCAAAAGCCCACCACTACTGGCGTGGGAGTCTGTTTCATTGGCTTTGCCATAGGGAATAGCTTGTACGCTTGTTGGATCACGCCGCGGATAGGATTTTGTATCAAGATATTGATCAAGTCGCTCGAACCTGTATCAAAGTTCCGTGATTTGAATCAACCCATTTACTGGATGCTTGGGGTCGGATTTTTGTGGATGTCTCTATGGATTTTAGGAGTGATTGGAGCCTTGAATTTCTACTTTCCTCCACTAGTCATAATTTCATTGGTATTGAGCCTGATGTGGACAGCCGAAGTAATGAGGAATGTAGCTAATATAACTGTGAGTAGGGTGATTGCTCTATATTATCTCAGAGGAATGCAGTCCAATACTCAGTTTTGTTTCCAGAGAGCCTTGAGTAAAAATCTTGGAAGTGCTTGTTTTGGATCTCTGTTTGTGCCAGCAATTGAAGCGCTGAGAATTGTTGCTCGAGGTTTAAATCTACTTGAGGGAGAGGATGAGTTCATGTTTTCTTGTGCGCATTGCTGTCTCCATGTCATGCAGTGCATCTTCCGATATGGCAACGGCTGGGCCTTTGTTCAG ATAGCAGCATATGgaaaagattttgtgagggcATCACAAGAGACTTGGGAGCTCTTTGAAAGGCAAGAAATTCATCTCCTTGTTGATTCTGACATCACCAGCTCAATATGCTTCCTAACCGGCGTCTGCAGTGGCTCTATGTGTGTCATAGTTGTGGCTGCTTGGACCGCCACAGTACACGGAAGTTTCACGGCCGCAATTTCCCTGCTTGCATTCTTCATTGGATACCTTATG ACCAGGATCGCAATGGCACTCCCACATGCCTGTGTAGGATGTTACTACGCATGCTATGCAGAGAATCCAGACAACAGATTATTTGACAACACAATAAAGGATCGTCTTGCTCTGTTGAAATCTCGACCAGATGTACTCGTCCCCACACCTCGAGTCCCTCGCCGGTTCGCAGCAAGGTAA
- the LOC133715104 gene encoding uncharacterized protein LOC133715104 isoform X3 encodes MCVRCIKGHNFGFYVQLVVERESEEVEARERDEREEEEEEEERRELEVRDVEKVEVLGFEQQSNINHDRSSQGDVHVSMLQRLNPTNPLRIAINTKTRSAAPPPPHRYQQPQNVRVGTTPSPSLSDFSHQSHTTPSHTTPPPPPPQHSQPRSIPTPQPAITTLNSRAYTNKISLFIFVVHMVAAIGLVGFLIFKGVQGLIENSGSISRKEKRVLKYFLPQVEAASLMSITLAFAWQKAFRKWPTFMVHFILWNTFVMSLSAGILLICFQKPTTTGVGVCFIGFAIGNSLYACWITPRIGFCIKILIKSLEPVSKFRDLNQPIYWMLGVGFLWMSLWILGVIGALNFYFPPLVIISLVLSLMWTAEVMRNVANITVSRVIALYYLRGMQSNTQFCFQRALSKNLGSACFGSLFVPAIEALRIVARGLNLLEGEDEFMFSCAHCCLHVMQCIFRYGNGWAFVQTRIAMALPHACVGCYYACYAENPDNRLFDNTIKDRLALLKSRPDVLVPTPRVPRRFAAR; translated from the exons ATGTGTGTGAGATGCATTAAAGGTCACAACTTTGGTTTTTATGTGCAGCTAgtggtggagagagaaagtgaagaGGTTGAGGCgagggagagagatgagagggaggaggaggaagaggaggaggagaggagagagcTGGAAGTGAGAGATGTGGAGAAAGTTGAGGTGTTGGGTTTTGAACAACAGAGCAATATTAATCATGATCGGAGTAGTCAGGGAGATGTTCATGTGTCAATGTTGCAGAGGCTTAATCCTACAAACCCTTTGAGAATTGCTATCAATACTAAAACCAGAAGcgctgctcctcctcctcctcatcggTACCAACAGCCTCAAAATGTCAGAGTTGGTactactccatctccatctctatCTGATTTCTCTCATCAGTCTCACACAACTCCTTCTCACacaactcctcctcctcctcctcctcagcaTTCTCAGCCTCGCTCTATTCCAACCCCTCAA CCAGCGATTACAACACTGAACTCAAGAGCCTACACCAACAAGATATCTTTGTTCATTTTCGTTGTGCACATGGTGGCCGCTATTGGGCTAGTTGGTTTTCTGATATTCAAGGGAGTTCAGGGTCTGATAGAAAATTCAGGCAGTATTTCGAGAAAGGAGAAAAGGGTGTTAAAGTATTTTCTACCACAAGTGGAGGCTGCATCTCTTATGAGCATTACTCTTGCATTTGCATGGCAGAAGGCATTTAGGAAATGGCCTACATTTATGGTTCATTTCATACTATGGAACACTTTTGTCATGAGTTTATCTGCTGGAATCCTACTAATTTGTTTCCAAAAGCCCACCACTACTGGCGTGGGAGTCTGTTTCATTGGCTTTGCCATAGGGAATAGCTTGTACGCTTGTTGGATCACGCCGCGGATAGGATTTTGTATCAAGATATTGATCAAGTCGCTCGAACCTGTATCAAAGTTCCGTGATTTGAATCAACCCATTTACTGGATGCTTGGGGTCGGATTTTTGTGGATGTCTCTATGGATTTTAGGAGTGATTGGAGCCTTGAATTTCTACTTTCCTCCACTAGTCATAATTTCATTGGTATTGAGCCTGATGTGGACAGCCGAAGTAATGAGGAATGTAGCTAATATAACTGTGAGTAGGGTGATTGCTCTATATTATCTCAGAGGAATGCAGTCCAATACTCAGTTTTGTTTCCAGAGAGCCTTGAGTAAAAATCTTGGAAGTGCTTGTTTTGGATCTCTGTTTGTGCCAGCAATTGAAGCGCTGAGAATTGTTGCTCGAGGTTTAAATCTACTTGAGGGAGAGGATGAGTTCATGTTTTCTTGTGCGCATTGCTGTCTCCATGTCATGCAGTGCATCTTCCGATATGGCAACGGCTGGGCCTTTGTTCAG ACCAGGATCGCAATGGCACTCCCACATGCCTGTGTAGGATGTTACTACGCATGCTATGCAGAGAATCCAGACAACAGATTATTTGACAACACAATAAAGGATCGTCTTGCTCTGTTGAAATCTCGACCAGATGTACTCGTCCCCACACCTCGAGTCCCTCGCCGGTTCGCAGCAAGGTAA
- the LOC133715104 gene encoding protein PNS1 isoform X1, with protein sequence MCVRCIKGHNFGFYVQLVVERESEEVEARERDEREEEEEEEERRELEVRDVEKVEVLGFEQQSNINHDRSSQGDVHVSMLQRLNPTNPLRIAINTKTRSAAPPPPHRYQQPQNVRVGTTPSPSLSDFSHQSHTTPSHTTPPPPPPQHSQPRSIPTPQPAITTLNSRAYTNKISLFIFVVHMVAAIGLVGFLIFKGVQGLIENSGSISRKEKRVLKYFLPQVEAASLMSITLAFAWQKAFRKWPTFMVHFILWNTFVMSLSAGILLICFQKPTTTGVGVCFIGFAIGNSLYACWITPRIGFCIKILIKSLEPVSKFRDLNQPIYWMLGVGFLWMSLWILGVIGALNFYFPPLVIISLVLSLMWTAEVMRNVANITVSRVIALYYLRGMQSNTQFCFQRALSKNLGSACFGSLFVPAIEALRIVARGLNLLEGEDEFMFSCAHCCLHVMQCIFRYGNGWAFVQIAAYGKDFVRASQETWELFERQEIHLLVDSDITSSICFLTGVCSGSMCVIVVAAWTATVHGSFTAAISLLAFFIGYLMTRIAMALPHACVGCYYACYAENPDNRLFDNTIKDRLALLKSRPDVLVPTPRVPRRFAAR encoded by the exons ATGTGTGTGAGATGCATTAAAGGTCACAACTTTGGTTTTTATGTGCAGCTAgtggtggagagagaaagtgaagaGGTTGAGGCgagggagagagatgagagggaggaggaggaagaggaggaggagaggagagagcTGGAAGTGAGAGATGTGGAGAAAGTTGAGGTGTTGGGTTTTGAACAACAGAGCAATATTAATCATGATCGGAGTAGTCAGGGAGATGTTCATGTGTCAATGTTGCAGAGGCTTAATCCTACAAACCCTTTGAGAATTGCTATCAATACTAAAACCAGAAGcgctgctcctcctcctcctcatcggTACCAACAGCCTCAAAATGTCAGAGTTGGTactactccatctccatctctatCTGATTTCTCTCATCAGTCTCACACAACTCCTTCTCACacaactcctcctcctcctcctcctcagcaTTCTCAGCCTCGCTCTATTCCAACCCCTCAA CCAGCGATTACAACACTGAACTCAAGAGCCTACACCAACAAGATATCTTTGTTCATTTTCGTTGTGCACATGGTGGCCGCTATTGGGCTAGTTGGTTTTCTGATATTCAAGGGAGTTCAGGGTCTGATAGAAAATTCAGGCAGTATTTCGAGAAAGGAGAAAAGGGTGTTAAAGTATTTTCTACCACAAGTGGAGGCTGCATCTCTTATGAGCATTACTCTTGCATTTGCATGGCAGAAGGCATTTAGGAAATGGCCTACATTTATGGTTCATTTCATACTATGGAACACTTTTGTCATGAGTTTATCTGCTGGAATCCTACTAATTTGTTTCCAAAAGCCCACCACTACTGGCGTGGGAGTCTGTTTCATTGGCTTTGCCATAGGGAATAGCTTGTACGCTTGTTGGATCACGCCGCGGATAGGATTTTGTATCAAGATATTGATCAAGTCGCTCGAACCTGTATCAAAGTTCCGTGATTTGAATCAACCCATTTACTGGATGCTTGGGGTCGGATTTTTGTGGATGTCTCTATGGATTTTAGGAGTGATTGGAGCCTTGAATTTCTACTTTCCTCCACTAGTCATAATTTCATTGGTATTGAGCCTGATGTGGACAGCCGAAGTAATGAGGAATGTAGCTAATATAACTGTGAGTAGGGTGATTGCTCTATATTATCTCAGAGGAATGCAGTCCAATACTCAGTTTTGTTTCCAGAGAGCCTTGAGTAAAAATCTTGGAAGTGCTTGTTTTGGATCTCTGTTTGTGCCAGCAATTGAAGCGCTGAGAATTGTTGCTCGAGGTTTAAATCTACTTGAGGGAGAGGATGAGTTCATGTTTTCTTGTGCGCATTGCTGTCTCCATGTCATGCAGTGCATCTTCCGATATGGCAACGGCTGGGCCTTTGTTCAG ATAGCAGCATATGgaaaagattttgtgagggcATCACAAGAGACTTGGGAGCTCTTTGAAAGGCAAGAAATTCATCTCCTTGTTGATTCTGACATCACCAGCTCAATATGCTTCCTAACCGGCGTCTGCAGTGGCTCTATGTGTGTCATAGTTGTGGCTGCTTGGACCGCCACAGTACACGGAAGTTTCACGGCCGCAATTTCCCTGCTTGCATTCTTCATTGGATACCTTATG ACCAGGATCGCAATGGCACTCCCACATGCCTGTGTAGGATGTTACTACGCATGCTATGCAGAGAATCCAGACAACAGATTATTTGACAACACAATAAAGGATCGTCTTGCTCTGTTGAAATCTCGACCAGATGTACTCGTCCCCACACCTCGAGTCCCTCGCCGGTTCGCAGCAAGGTAA
- the LOC133715895 gene encoding uncharacterized protein LOC133715895, whose protein sequence is MTQKATQFKGQQKRKTIPPNRHGKSVQTRKGKRNVKPAKFTKDMDADREITKFINHCNEVKAATAANKEGGQLSIVKSAPESDNGGKQ, encoded by the exons ATGACGCAGAAGGCGACGCAGTTCAAAGGGCAGCAGAAGAGGAAGACAATTCCTCCGAACCGCCATGGGAAGAGCGTTCAAACTCGCAAAGGGAAGCGAAACGTCAAGCCCGCTAAGTTCACCAAGGACATGGACGCCGATAGG GAGATAACAAAGTTCATAAACCATTGCAATGAGGTGAAGGCGGCCACTGCTGCAAACAAAGAAGGTGGCCAGCTAAGTATTGTCAAATCTGCTCCAGAGTCGGATAATGGTGGAAAACAATAG
- the LOC133713470 gene encoding LOW QUALITY PROTEIN: glyoxylase I 4 (The sequence of the model RefSeq protein was modified relative to this genomic sequence to represent the inferred CDS: deleted 2 bases in 2 codons), whose protein sequence is MSQVQHMKEEESNGQEKKLSTNEENQHKEKDHERKDQKEEHRLPLMALNHVSRLCRNVESRSVDFYTKMLGFVKIERPPAFDFDGAWLFNMVYGVGIHLVQSKGKDRLPDQDHLDPMDNHISFQCEDMDAMVKKLEELNIEYMKRTVEDDKNGTKIDQIFFNDPDGFMIEICNCENLKLVPAGSLGKIKLPIDRHNPPVDMGDNGTDAKSVGFSF, encoded by the exons ATGTCTCAGGTGCAGCATATGAAGGAAGAAGAATCTAATGGGCAAGAGAAGAAGTTATCTACCAATGAGGAAAACCAACACAAAGAAAAGGATCATGAAAGGAAAGATCAAAAGGAAGAGCACCGACTTCCTCTAATGGCCTTGAATCATGTATCGAGGCTTTGTAGGAATGTGGAG AGTCGATCGGTAGATTTCTACACCAAAATGTTGGGGTTTGTCAAGATTGAGAGGCCACCGGCTTTTGATTTCGACGGCGCTTGGCTGTTTAAC ATGGTCTATGGAGTTGGGATTCACTTGGTGCAGTCCAAGGGTAAGGATAGGCTCCCTGATCAAGATCATTTGGATCCCATGGACAACCACATCTCATTTCAG TGTGAGGACATGGATGCAATGGTGAAGAAATTGGAGGAGCTAAACATAGAGTACATGAAGAGGACAGTGGAGGATGAtaaaaatgggacaaaaattgATCAAATCTTCTTCAATGACCCAGATGGATTCATGATTGAGATATGCAATTGTGAGAATCTCAAGCTTGTTCCTGCAGGTTCCTTGGGCAAAATAAAGCTGCCAATTGATAGGCATAATCCTCCTGTGGATATGGGTGACAATGGTACTGATGCCAAGTCTGTAGGCTTTTCCTTTTGA